Genomic segment of Paenibacillaceae bacterium GAS479:
AACCGCAGCATTCCCGCGCTGTTATGAATCATCCGGTTCGGATGCGGCTCGATTGCCATGCGCATATTGGCGTCCTCCAGCAGAACCTCGTATTGGTGCATCGTGTCCACGAAGTCGGACCAGTTGCGTTTCCAGTCCAGCCCTTTAGGCAGCTCAATCGTCCATTCCTGCGAGGTCGGCTTCAGCTGCTCAAATGGAAAGTCCAGCTCAAACGGGCATGAAGTTACCGTCAACACGGTGTCGGCTCCGAGCTGGTGCGCTACGTCGAGCACACGTTTCAAATATTCAACGGATGCGGCCCGCTGCTTCGCATCTTCGCTGGCCATTCCAAGCGGAATGCAGAACAGCTCGGACAGCTTCAGCCCCTCGTCGGCAATGAGCTGGCGCAGCTGTCGGTTCGTCGAAGGCGTGTAGTATCCGTTCAGCAGCTCTTCGTTCCATACGGTAAGCTCAACACTTTTGAAGCCTCCCAGTCTGGCAATGCGCCGAATTGCATCATCGTACGGCGCTCCCCAGCTAAATACCCATGTCGGCACTCCAAGATACATATGGTCTCCTCCTATCTTCTATTGGCAGCAAGCGGGCTGCCGTCAGCCGTTCAGCAGCTGGCCGGTGTAATGGAAGGCGTCCCGCACGTTGTCGTCGATGGGGCGTTCCCAATAGCCGGGCCGGAAAATTTCGACGGATAAATAACCTGCATACCCCCGCCTGCGCAAAAGGCCAACAACATCATGCAGCGGAATGATGCCGCAACCCGGGTACACCCGGTCGGCGTCCTTCAGTTCGTTCAACGGCAAATCGGGAGAATCGTTAATATGGACGATATAAAGCTTGTCAAGCGGAATCTGTTCCAGCTGATCGTCGCCGATGCCGGAGCGCAAGTTATGAAAAGTATCAAACAGTACGCCGACGTTGGCCGGAGAGCCTGCACGCCGGATCAAAGCCAAGCCCTCTAAAGGCCCCGGCACCAGCGTATGGCCGCCGATTGGTTCAATGGCAAGCTTGATGCCTGCGGAAGCGGCGCGTTCCGCATACCAGGCCAGCTCCTCCGCATGGCGTTTAAGCGCTTCCTCCTTGCCCAGCGAAGCCGGCTGAAAGTCGGGGCAAACAACGAGCATGCCGCATTCGATTTCCTCCGCAACACGCACCGCCAGCTCAAAATCCTTGCGCAAAGCCTCTTGGTTACGGAACGGAGAGACGAGAAACGGGCAGATCGCCACTGCCTCCAGCCCGCTTCGGTCCAGCAGCAGCCGCACATACTCCGGAGCCTGCGTCTCCAGGCACTGCTTGACCTTATCCCACCAAAGCTCGATGCCGGAAAAGCCCGCTGCAGCCGCAGCCGTTATGTCTGCCTCCAGCGAATGGGGCATCGTTGTCGCACCGTTAATAGCGAGTTTCACCGTAATCACCTCCTTTCAAGTTAGCTGCATTCGGTGTCCGATGAATCAGCGTCCATGGCGCTGACGCCGGTTGCCCAATCGGGCTGCCTTATCGCATCATTCGCCTTAAACAAGCGATCTGCGCGCATTCCTCGACCAGCTGCGCGTTGTGCTCGGCGGCGATGACGTTGCGCCCCCAGGCGACGCTGCCGTGCGCGGCGAGCACAAACGCCTCCAGCCGTGTGTCCAGCCTCAATCTTTGCTCGATTTCCGGGAAATGCTCCGGTCCGACAACCGGCGAATCGATTGACAGCACCGGAATCGGCGAGCTTAGCTTAAGGCGCGCATGCTGCGTCAGCAGCGGGATGTCCTGCTCGTCCAGCGACCAAGCGACGGCCCAAGGCGAATGGCAGTGAACGATGCCGCCGATGTCTGGAAGCAGCTTGTACAGCATGCCGTGCAGGTACGCCTCCTTTGTCGGCTGTCCGTTTCCCTCGATGAGATTGCCTTGAAAGTCCGTCACGATCAGATTGTCCGGCGTGCAGTCGATCAGGGAAACCTCCCTTGCTTTGATCAGCATATGGGGCTGGCCAGGCACCCTCGCACTAATGTTGCCGCCGTTGCCAAGCTGGATGCTCTTGTTGTAGGCACGGGAGGCAGCGGTTATAAAGTCTTTTTTCAGCTGTGCCAAACCGGTGTTCATTGCCGCTCCGCCGCCCTTCTTGTCATCTGCCGGACCATTTCCGCGTAACTTTCCGGCACAAGGCTGGCTCGTCCGACGAACAAACCGTCGATATGAGGCTGCTCCAGCAGCTTCGGAAAATTGTCCAGATTGACGCTTCCGCCATAAACGATGCGGAATTCCGCACCGTCCTTGGACGTTGGGTACAGCTCTGCCAGCACGCTGCGCAAGGAGCCGATGATTGGATTCACGTCTGCGGGCTCCGCCGACTCCGCTACTCCGATCGCCCATACGGGTTCATAGGCAAAAATAATGCGCTGCGCCTCTTCAAAACAAATGCCGCGAAGCGTCTTTCGGAACTCGTCCGCCAGCACGCGTTCCGTACGCCCGTCCCGCTTCTCGGCGGCATTTTCGCCAAAACAGTAAACCGGCGTCATGCCGTGCTCAAGCGCGGTGTGCAGCTTCCGGGCAATTGTCTCCACCGTTTCTCCGAACAGCTCCCGCCGTTCCGTGTGGCCTATTTCCGCATGGGTAACGCCTAGTTCCTTGAGCGACAAAACCGATACCTCGCCGGTAAAAGCTCCCTTTTCCGCCCAGGCTAGATTTTGCGCTCCGACATGAATGCCGCAGCCCGCTAACCGCTCCGTTACCCGGTGCAGCGCCGTGAAGGACGGGAGCACAAACAGCTCCACGCCTTGCGACTCCGTTCCGAATGCGGCAATCGCTTCGGCATGCGCCAGCGCCTCGCTGTCGGTCAGAAACATTTTCCAGCCTGAGCCTAAAATCATCGGCTTCAACCCGCTCACCTCCCTGATCCGGACGGCCGATGCCACAGATCAAGCGCCGTCTGCAGCTCTGGATGAGTCTTCGCATGCTCCCCCGCGGAAATGCCGTTCATCGCCGCATCGACCGCTTGCCTCATCGCCCTGCCGCCCGCCGCCGCCCCACCGGGATGTCCTTGAATCGCGCCGCCCGTTGCCAGCACGATATCCGTTCCCAGATCAGCGATGTAACGCTCTACCATGCCGGGGTGCAAACCGCCGCCAACCGCCGGCATCGCCGGCTTCAGGCCGTAAAACGGCAGCGTCAGCTGATGAGCCGTGCGGAAGTATTTGTCAGAACGCAGCGGATAATTGCCGTACGGCGTATTGATGACAACCATGTCGGCCCCCGCCAGCCTGGGCAGCCTGCCAACTGCAAGCGGCGAGCTCATGCCGGATGCCGCGCCCTCGTAAAACATGCCCGCCGCCGCATAATGGCCCAGCACCGGAATGTTGACGGCATCCGCCGCCTGGCGGACCGCGCCATAGCCCGCCGCCGCGAAGTTAACCATCACCGCGTCTGCGCCCGCTTCCTCGGCCCGTCTGGCATTATCCGCAATCCGTTCCGGGCTGTCGGTAATGTTGACGATATATCGAGTGCGCTGACCAGTAACGCCATAGGCGCTTTCCGCCGCTTGAATATAAGCCTTGACGCGTTTTTCTATCGGGCTGAACGGCGGGTTGCCGAGCAGCTCGTCATCCTTGATGATATCGACGCCGCCAAGCGCCGTTTCACGAAAAATCGCAGCTCCCGCTTCCGGTGTCAGGCCGGTGCAGGGCTTGATCATGTTCATGATCAGCGGCCGGCCGTGCACACCGGTCATGTCGCGGATTCCCTCGATGCCAAAACGCGGACCTCCGAACTCCAACGCCAGCCCCTTCGGCAGCTGCAGATCGACCAGCTTCGCCTGAGAAGACGTTGAGGCATCGTTGCCAAGCAGCGTCGTCAGCATCATCGGAAACTGTGCTCCGAAGTTAATTGAAGGAAACGCCAGCTGCACCAGATAGGCTTGTTGCTCGTCCGCGTCCTGCGGAGAGGTTAGTTCTTTAGGCGGCACATCATAAATGTTCACGACACGCCCCATATGCCGCTGTCGCATCGCCTCGTCTATGCCGGGCACGGGCAGCCAGGTGCCAAGCGTCTGTCCTACGGCAAGCGCGGCCGCTTTTTTGACAATATCGTCGCCGGAGCGGAGCGCCATATAATAGGTCGCGATGACATAGTCTCCGTCTTTTGCTTCTTCCATCAGCGTGTACATACCGCTTCGCCTCCCTATGCCTTTTGTTGTTTCCGAATCATCCGGTCAAGCTCCCGCACGGCGGCGGCGGCGAATTCGGGATCGTTGATATGTGCGTCGATACGTAGCAGCGATGTCCGTGAACGGCCCCCGGCGGCGGCCAGCTCTTCCTCCGCGCCTTCCGCAAAGCCCGCATCCGATTCCGGCTCGTAGAGCGGGCCTCCCGCCGCGTTCAACTCGCTGAAGCCGCGCAGCGGAACAAGCATAACAGCCGGTCCGCTTGACGCCGCGAGCCGCTGCGCAATAAACGCGCCGGTCGCCCGCATCTTCTCCCAGTCCGCCTTGACGTGGGTATGAATGGGATTATGCCGCACCAGCCTGCGTCCCTTCGCTTCTTCCGGCACCGTTGGCATCGCCCCGTACAATACGATGTCCGCGCAGCCCGGAGCGACAACCTGCGGAATGCCGCGCTGCCCGCTTGCCTCGAACCGTCCCGCATGCGCCGGCATGATGCCGCCGTGCAGCAGGTCGGACACATCATGCGGACTGTAGTCGAGAATGCCGGCCAGCCGCCCTTCCGCCGCCAGCTCCTCCATTGCTTTGGCTCCGATGCCGTTGCAGTGAAAAACAACCGTATCGTAGCCAAGCGCTTCCAGCAGCGGCACTGCTCTCATGACTCCGGCAGTCGTGACGCCAGCCATCGTTATGCCGATGAGCGGCCGATCGTACGCCCCGGGATCCGGCCCCATTTCCGCCATGCCGGCAATGGCTCCTACCGCTTGCCGGAATACCGCTCGCGTAATCGCGTTCAAGCCGGTAATATCCGCTACAGAATGCATAATCGTTACGTCCTTCGTGCCGACAAAGGGACCAAATGCCGCCTGCCCGTTGGCTACCGCCGATACCATCAGCTTTGGCACGCCGACCGGGAGTGTCCTCATCGCGGCCGTAGCCATCATCGTGCCCTGAACGCCGCCTATCGACAGCAATCCGTGAAGGCGCCCTTCTCCGTACAAGCGGAGGGCCACACGCTCCAGCCCTCGGGTCATCGTCTCGATGGCGGCGTTTTTGTCCCCGGCGGCAAGCAGCCCGGCAATGTCCGCCCCTGCCGCATCCGCCACTTCATGCCTGGAAAGATCGGGCGTTATAGCCGGCTCCCCCTTGATTCCGCTGTCCACAATGAGCGGAATATGACCCCGGTCGCGAATCAGCCTGCAGATGTATTCCACCTCCGGCCCTTTTGTGTCCAGCGTGCCGATGACAACAATATGTTTGCTCAAATCCTCTACCTCCCCAAGGTCAACAGCGATTGGAGAACCGGCCTTTGGCGCAGCGGCCTAATTCATCTGCCGAATTAAGGGACAAGCACCACTTTAATCATTCGGCCGGGATCGGCGGCCAGTCTGCGGAACGCCTGCGCTCCTTCGCTGAGCGGCACCTCGGAGATAAGCTTTTCAGCCGACACGCAGCCATGCGCCAAATACTGAATCGCCTTCGCAAAATCCCGCTCCGTATAACATTGCGTGCCGGTCAGCTTCAGCTCTTTGCCGACCACGCCCATAAAATCCACCGGCGTCGGCGCGGCGCCTAGCGCCAGGAATATCGCCGTTCCTCCCGGGCGAAGGCAGGCGAGCGCTTGCTGTCTCGTCGACGTAATGCCCGCGGCGTCAACGGTCAAATCCACTTCCGCGCCGCCGTTCATTTCCAAAGCCGCCGCGAGCGCGTCCTCCTTCATCGAATGAATGGCCCGCGTCGCTCCAAGCTCCAGCGCCAGCTCCAAACGGCTTTCGACAACGTCGGTGACCGCCACGCGTTTGATGCCAAGAAACAGCGCCACCTGGAGCAGCATCAACCCTTGCGCTCCCGCTCCGAATATGACCATGCTTTCCATCTCAGGCGACCAGTTGCGCTCCAGCGCATGGACGGCCGTTGCAAGCGGCTCCACCAATGCGGCATGCGACAGCGGCAGCGTATCGGGAATGCGGAACAGATTGGAGGCCGGAATGGCGGCATACTCCGCGAAGCCTCCCGGCTTCTCGCCGCCGATCAGATTGATGTCGCTGCACAGATTGCGCCGTCCGGCAACACATGAGCGGCATACGCCGCAGAACAGCAGCGGCTGAACGACAACGCGGTCGCCGGGAGCGAACCCTTCCACATCTTCGGCGCAGGCTTGAACCGTGCCCGCAAATTCATGGCCGCGAATGCCCGGAGTTGGCCAGGTCGAAGCCATTCCTTTGTACACATGCATGTCCGTGCCGCATATGCCGCAGCCGGCTACCCGGATCAGCACATGTCCCAGCTCCAGCTTTGGCTCCCCGGTTTCGCCGTACTCCAGATTGTCATGGCTTACCGCAATCAGCGCGTTCATTCCATTCCCTCCGTTTCGCCGCCTGCGGCTCCGCCAGCAATGCGGACAGGCAGCAGTTTTAAAGTCAAAATCTCGTAAGGGCGGTAGTCCAAACCGACAACACAGCCTTTAACCGGAATTTCGGCAATTGGCGTTTCGTACAAATCGCATAGATAAGCTCTATCAATCGGGAAAGCGGCTGTCAGCTGCGCCGATCCGCGAGTGCGTTCATTCTCATACAAGCGGCATACGATTCCGGCACCGTCCTCGGCCAGCTTCACCGTTTCGATAATAAGCTGGCGTTTATCCGTGCTTGCCAAGGACGATTCATTACCGGCGCCCGCAAAGCCGGCAGAAGCTTTATTTGGCGCGGCAGAGGCTGCGTCGGCGGCCGATGCCGGGTTAGGCCGTGCTGGCTCTCTCCCATCGGCTTCATCCTGCGTCTGCTCTGCCCCCCGTCCGCTTCGGCATTGTCCTGACGGTCGAACGATCAGCGGATCGTTCAGCGCATACGCCTCCGCCGGTGTCGCCGTCCTCCAGTCTCCATCATGCGGCAGCAGCCGGTATGCAAATTCATGATTTCCACGGTCTGCCGTCGGATCGGGGAAGATAGGGCTGCGCAGCGCCGTCATTCGGATTGTGCTTCCCGATACGTCATAGCCGTATTTGCAGTCGTTCAGCAGGCTAACGCCGTAATCGCCTTCGCTCAGATCGACCCATTTCTGCGCGCAGCTTTCAAATCGGGCCCAATCCTCCAGCGTATTGCGATGCGTCGGCCGCTCCACGTTCCCCCATTGGATGTCATACGTTGCAACCGTGCTGCTCACACGAACCGGGAAGGCCACCTTGAGCAGCACATGGGTTTCATTCCAGCTGATTTTTGTCTGGAACTCCAGAGATGCTCCCGAACGGGTCAAGCTAACGCGCTGGACGATGACGCTGTTCCGAATTCGTCTTTCAATCTCAATTGTGGCGCGCAGCGCTCCCGACTCGATGACCTCGATGCGGCTTGCCGGCTCCGCCGTCCACATTTTGTCTTGATAGTACAGGTCGATATCCCAGGCATCCCAGTCAAGCGGTTTATCCTCGAACGCCTGCCACTTATTGGCTTTGGCGCCTTCCGCAATGACTTCGCGCGCGGCTCTCCTGTCAAACAGTCGGACGATGTCGCCGGAACGATCCAACTCGGCGCGCAGCCGGGCATTCTCCAGCACCATGTAACAGTCACGATGCGCCGATGCGTCCGCCGCCGCTCCTTGCGCCTGTCCGGCGTACAGAAGCTGCTCCGCGTTTTGTCCGTTATAGGCCGCTTTTCTCAGCACTACTTGTCCGTACGGCGGTATGCCCGGCAGCTCTGCGATCAACGTTTCTGCCCCGCCGATTCGCTGCACAGGCAGCTGGCCGCCTGCCGATCGAAGCGCTTCTCCTGCCCCGATCAGCTTGGCCGGGAGTTCAATTAACTCTCCGCTGCGGCGGAACGGGCTTGGATTATAGACAACACAGACGGCGTCGACCGGCAGGTCCGCCCCGAGAGCATCCGCAGCCTCCGCAACGATTCCCTCCGCTGCGGCGCGGATTTGTGCGTAATCAAGCTCGCTCTGCTCGTATACTTCCTTAATAGATGAACCGGGTATGATGTCGTGAAACTGATTGAGACAAAGCAGCTCCCACGCCTCTCGCAGCCTTTCTCGCGGATACTCGTACGGACCGGACAACGCGGCCCAGGAAGCGAGGAACTCGGCGTCATGCAGCAGAAATTCGTTTTTCCGGTTATGCAGCTTGTTTCTCGCTTGCGTTGTATAGGTGCCGCGATGAAGTTCGAAGTACAGCTCCCCTTCCCAAACGGGAAGTCGGTCGCCAACGCTGCTCTCCAGTCTGGCAAAAAATTCAGCCGCCGTACTGTTCCGCACCTGCGGCAAACCGGGGTGGCTCTGCAGCAGATCCGCCCGATCTGCCATCTCTCTTGTCGGGCCGCCGCCGCCGTCTCCAAAACCGAACGCGATGAGCGTTTCTTCCGCCAGCTCTTTATGGTGACGGCCCCGCCAGGTGGAGATCAGCTCTTCCGGCGTCAGATCAGCGCTATAGGTGGCTCCCCACCATCCCGGCTTGGAGGTTCCGATCAGATGTGAAAGAATGGAGCTGCCGTCTAGCCCTTTCCACCAAAAGCTGTCGTACGGGAATTTTGTATATTGATTCCAGGTAAGCTTGGCGGTGAAAAAATAGTCCATGCCCGCAAGCTTCATGAGCTGCGGCAGCTGGGCATTAAAGCCAAACACATCCGGCAGCCAGACGACCGGAGAGCCAGGGTGTCCGAACCGTTCCATATAATAAGCGCGTCCGAGCATGAACTGCCTGACAAGCGCTTCGCCGCCGGACAGGTTGCAATCCGCCTCGACCCACATGCCGCCCAGTGCCTCCCAGCGGCCTTCCTTTACCCTTCGGTCTATCTCTGCGGTCAGCTCCGGGTATCCTTCGTGCACATACCGGTATAGCTGTGGCTGGCTTTGCGCAAATATGAAGCTTTTGTTCTCCTCCATCAGCCTCAGCACATTGGCGAAGGTGCGTGCTCCTTTTTCCTTCGTCTGCTCCAGCGTCCAAAGCCAGGCCAAATCGAGATGTCCGTGGCCGACCGCTGCCGCCTTCACCTGCAGCGGCTCGCCGCATGCCGGCAGCCCCTGCTCCAGCAAGCGCTCGGCACGGGCGGCGCTTTTGAGAAATGCTTGCTGCCCGCCTGTCCAGTCCAGCTGATGCAGCACTTTGTCGAGCAGATCCAGCATTCTGGTTCGGGACGGCTGTTCTTCCGCCGTTAGCCGCATAGCCTCATTCAGCAAATGAAGCCGTGCTGCCAATCGCGCCGCCTGATCGTGAATTTGAACAAGTGCGGGCTGCCCCATCTCGTACCGTTCGTCGCGTATGCCGGTCCACCCATACAGTGCAATTTGATGCTCACGTCCGTCAAGGTAGCGATCCGGCAGGGAGATTAGGGTGCGGTTCGGAGCCAGTCCGATGAATAGTTCCCCGTCAAGGAACACTAGCGCTTCAGGCCCGTACAAAAACGATAGCGCTTCCAAGCTTTTGCTGCAGCCGAGCGGCAGCAGCAGCTCGACGCGTCCGTTCCAGCCCTCCGGCACAGCGAATTTCGTCCGCATCGTGAACGGCTTTCCCTTTCCCCCCCAATACTGCCCTGGCACCAGTACATCCCATCTCGAGTCATCCACTTCAACACCGGCAAGCCGTTCCGTTCCGTAATGCACTCTGAAAGGCCCAAGAGGCAGTGACTGCGTACGAGCCCAATCTTCCAGTTCCGTAATAAGTGGCGCGATTTTTCGTTCCGTCAGCCGTATGCTATGCATGCAGCATCCCCTTTCTCCTGCTCCATCACTTAGTGCTGCCGGATGTGAGGCCGCTCATAATCTGTTTGGAGAAAATGAAAAACAGAATAAAAATCGGTACAATCGACATCGAAAGCGCCGCCAGTACAGCGTTCCAATCGCTGGAGAATTGACCCAGAAACTGTTGGGCGCCCAAAGTAACAGTACGCGTCGCTTCGCCGGGCGCCAGTATGAGTGGGAACCATATGTCATTCCAAATCGGAATAACCGTAAATACGGCTACGGTGGCAAGCGCCGGTTTAATGAGCGGCACCGTCAATAAATAAATCTTGTATTCGCCCGCGCCTTCAATGCGCGCCGCTTCTTTAATGCTTTTGGGAATGCTGCGCATGAATTGAGTCAGCACCAGAACGGCCAGCGACAGGCCTTGGGCAATATACACCAGAATGAGCGCCAGCAGCGTACCGACAAGCTGCATGGATACCATCATGTCAAGCAAGCTGACTGAACCGAGACGAATTGGAATGAGCAGGCCGAGAATGAAGAAGATGTAGAAGAAGCCGTTGGCTCTGAACTTGTATTCCGAAAGGCAGAAGGCAACCATTGAAGCGAACAGCGTGATGAGGATAATGGAAACGATTGTAATAATGAGGCTGTTTTTGTAATACATCAAAAAGTCCGATTGACCTTGTACGGCTTCATAACCGGCGAAGCTGAACGTGCCCGCTCCAGGCAGCTTGTACGGATTGGCGAAAATCGCCGCTCTGCTCTTAAAGGAGTTCATAATAATGATGAACACGGGAAAGATCGCCACAAAGCTGAATGCGATCAGGACGGCATGTTTGCCGGCGGAAGCCCATCTGTTTGCTACCACGGTTTTCACCCCGATTCGGTAACTTCTTATAATTCGTAATTTTCAATTTTCTTTTGCCAAAAATAATAGATCAGAACGCCGATGAGCAAAATGCAGAGGATCAGGCCGGCAATGGCCGCGCCCATTTCGGGGTTCGGCTGCTGGAACTCATGGCCGAAAAACGTGCGGTAAAAAAACGACATCATCGTGTCGGTTGACATGTTCGGTCCGGCTAGCGGCCCTTTTAGAGCGTAAATGATGTCAAATGCGTTGAAGTTGAAAATGTAGGTCATGATGGAAATGACGCCAGCCACAGGCAGAATGAGCGGAAACTTGATTGTCCAGAAAATCTTCCAGCCGCTCGCGCCGTCAATATGAGCCGCTTCAATTAATTGCTCGGGGATGGCAATTAGCGCCGTGTAATAAAGCAGAATCGGAACGCCGATGTACTGCCAGGAAGAAATGAGCGCCATGGCGATCAGCGCCGTGCTTTCCAGTCCCAGCCAAGGATGATACGGCAGCCCCATCGCTTCAAGCGGCGTTTTTACGATGCCCCAGATCGGGCTGAGCAGCATTTGCCAGACAAAGCCGACTACGACAAGCGAAAGCGTTGTAGGCGCATACAATAAAGCGCGATACGCGGCCCCGCCTTTTGTCTTTGTGGCGAGCAGCGCCGCCAGAAACAATGCGACCGGGTTCTGGACACAAAAGTTAATGAAGAAAAAAACGGAGCTGTTGCGAAGCGCATTAAGCAGATCCTCGCGCCACTTCGGCGTGCTCAGCAGCTCGACGTAATTGTCCAGTCCGGCGAACCGTGGAATCCGTTCGGAGTCCATCGCGTAAAAACTGATGCGGAGCGAGTCGAAAATCGGGAACATCATGAATAAGGTGTAGATGATCAGTGCCGGGAACAAAAACACGAAGATGTGAAAACGAATCCGTTTGCGTGGAATTACTTTCGTTTCGCTAGCCCGCATGTCGCACCTCTTTTCTTGATAGCGTTTACACGAATAGGTTTTGTCTCTCCTTATTGGTTAGATTCTACACTCCTATTTGTCTTTGTTCAATTATTTATTTATTATTTTTTTGTCTTTGCTTTCAATATTATTCGGTTGGTATTTTTTTACTTCAATTCTTTAGAGAGGATGAGTGATGGGTTTCAATGAATCGTTTCGTTCTGCCTTTACTGTGCAGAAGCAGCGTATGGGTAGATCTGCCGCCAGGCGACTCGCGGACTCCCCGTAAAAACAGCCCCTCCGTAATGCCAGTTGCCGCGAACAGGCAGTCTCCAGAGCCAGTCAGCTGCTCCATTCCGAGTGGTCTCCCAGGATGGCTCAAGCCCATGCCGACACAACGTTCGAATTCCGTTGCATTAGCCGGAAGCAATCTCGCCTGCATCTCGCCACCAAGGCATCTCAATGCTACCGCAGAAATGACCCCTTCCGGCGAGCCGCCGATGCCGACGAATAAATCCGCCAAGCCTAGATCCAGCGCCGCTGCGATCGAAAAGCTCACATCGCCGTCATCGAACAACCTTACGCGTGCTCCCTGATCCAGGACCGTGCGAACCAGCTCTTTATGACGCTCGCGATTCTGAATCATCACACACAGCTCATCCACTCTTTTGCCGGTCGCGGCGGCAACGGCGCGCATGTTGACCGGCAGAGGTGCTTCAATATCGATTTGACCGGCAGCCTTCGGGCCAACTGCAATTTTGTCCATATACATATCCGGCGCCTGCAGCAGCATGCCCTTTGGCGCGGCAGCGATCACGGCTATTGAATGCGAGCTACCGGTAACCGTCAGATTCGTTCCTTCCAACGGATCGACGGCGATATCGAGTTCCGGTCCGCCTCCCTGACCAACGGCTTCACCGATATAGAGCATTGGAGCCTCGTCCATTTCTCCTTCTCCGATAACAATGCTGCCCTTAATGCTCATTCGGTTCAAGCGTTCACGCATAGCGCAGGTGGCCGCGTCATCCGCCTTGATTTTTTTGCCTCGACCGATCCATGGATACGAAGCGAGCGCCGCAGCCTCCGTAACCCCGGCAAAATCGTAAAGAACTGACTCCATACGCAGGTTCACTCCTCTTATTCAGAGTCCGCTTTTGCTTCCGGGAAACCGCTCATCAATATTTCCCGTTCCTTATCCGTAATTTTTTGAATTTTGACGGTGGAGCGGCCATCTTCAAAGAAGGACGATGCCCACGCTGCTACAACTTTTTTAGCCGCCTCGATTCCAATAATCTGGGCCCCCATCGTAATAATCTGCGCATTGTTGCTTTTTTGCGAGCGCTCCGCCGAATAAGTGTCATGGCAAAGCGCTGCGCGTATGCCAGGATACTTACCTGCTGCGATAGCTACGCCGATGCCAGTGCCGCATATGAGCAACCCTCGCTCCAGCCGGCATTCCA
This window contains:
- a CDS encoding Sugar phosphate isomerase/epimerase, whose amino-acid sequence is MYLGVPTWVFSWGAPYDDAIRRIARLGGFKSVELTVWNEELLNGYYTPSTNRQLRQLIADEGLKLSELFCIPLGMASEDAKQRAASVEYLKRVLDVAHQLGADTVLTVTSCPFELDFPFEQLKPTSQEWTIELPKGLDWKRNWSDFVDTMHQYEVLLEDANMRMAIEPHPNRMIHNSAGMLRLMDQLSTNRIGLNLDPSHLFPMGEMAQVVAYEVGDRIFHTHFSDNDGQSNAHWRPGKGKIDWGATIRALDDIGYNGPLSLELEDVPGAAGYPGFNRSPHSQPELLEREYRLARDYIIRAAEEQGVQIEQ
- a CDS encoding 2-keto-myo-inositol isomerase, translated to MKLAINGATTMPHSLEADITAAAAAGFSGIELWWDKVKQCLETQAPEYVRLLLDRSGLEAVAICPFLVSPFRNQEALRKDFELAVRVAEEIECGMLVVCPDFQPASLGKEEALKRHAEELAWYAERAASAGIKLAIEPIGGHTLVPGPLEGLALIRRAGSPANVGVLFDTFHNLRSGIGDDQLEQIPLDKLYIVHINDSPDLPLNELKDADRVYPGCGIIPLHDVVGLLRRRGYAGYLSVEIFRPGYWERPIDDNVRDAFHYTGQLLNG
- a CDS encoding L-fuculose-phosphate aldolase/L-ribulose-5-phosphate 4-epimerase, whose product is MNTGLAQLKKDFITAASRAYNKSIQLGNGGNISARVPGQPHMLIKAREVSLIDCTPDNLIVTDFQGNLIEGNGQPTKEAYLHGMLYKLLPDIGGIVHCHSPWAVAWSLDEQDIPLLTQHARLKLSSPIPVLSIDSPVVGPEHFPEIEQRLRLDTRLEAFVLAAHGSVAWGRNVIAAEHNAQLVEECAQIACLRRMMR
- a CDS encoding triosephosphate isomerase, whose amino-acid sequence is MKPMILGSGWKMFLTDSEALAHAEAIAAFGTESQGVELFVLPSFTALHRVTERLAGCGIHVGAQNLAWAEKGAFTGEVSVLSLKELGVTHAEIGHTERRELFGETVETIARKLHTALEHGMTPVYCFGENAAEKRDGRTERVLADEFRKTLRGICFEEAQRIIFAYEPVWAIGVAESAEPADVNPIIGSLRSVLAELYPTSKDGAEFRIVYGGSVNLDNFPKLLEQPHIDGLFVGRASLVPESYAEMVRQMTRRAAERQ
- a CDS encoding 2,3-diketo-5-methylthiopentyl-1-phosphate enolase, which codes for MYTLMEEAKDGDYVIATYYMALRSGDDIVKKAAALAVGQTLGTWLPVPGIDEAMRQRHMGRVVNIYDVPPKELTSPQDADEQQAYLVQLAFPSINFGAQFPMMLTTLLGNDASTSSQAKLVDLQLPKGLALEFGGPRFGIEGIRDMTGVHGRPLIMNMIKPCTGLTPEAGAAIFRETALGGVDIIKDDELLGNPPFSPIEKRVKAYIQAAESAYGVTGQRTRYIVNITDSPERIADNARRAEEAGADAVMVNFAAAGYGAVRQAADAVNIPVLGHYAAAGMFYEGAASGMSSPLAVGRLPRLAGADMVVINTPYGNYPLRSDKYFRTAHQLTLPFYGLKPAMPAVGGGLHPGMVERYIADLGTDIVLATGGAIQGHPGGAAAGGRAMRQAVDAAMNGISAGEHAKTHPELQTALDLWHRPSGSGR
- a CDS encoding L-iditol 2-dehydrogenase/L-gulonate 5-dehydrogenase — its product is MNALIAVSHDNLEYGETGEPKLELGHVLIRVAGCGICGTDMHVYKGMASTWPTPGIRGHEFAGTVQACAEDVEGFAPGDRVVVQPLLFCGVCRSCVAGRRNLCSDINLIGGEKPGGFAEYAAIPASNLFRIPDTLPLSHAALVEPLATAVHALERNWSPEMESMVIFGAGAQGLMLLQVALFLGIKRVAVTDVVESRLELALELGATRAIHSMKEDALAAALEMNGGAEVDLTVDAAGITSTRQQALACLRPGGTAIFLALGAAPTPVDFMGVVGKELKLTGTQCYTERDFAKAIQYLAHGCVSAEKLISEVPLSEGAQAFRRLAADPGRMIKVVLVP